From Stenotrophomonas nitritireducens, the proteins below share one genomic window:
- the efp gene encoding elongation factor P, with the protein MASYGMNDVKNGMKILVNNTPAVIIDTEYVKPGKGQAFTRVKYRLIKDGRTQEVTMKSTDSLDAADVVDTDMNFMYSDGEYWHFMDPETFEQVQADKSGMNGAEKWLKGEESCVVTLWNGTPIDVTPPNFVELKIVETDPGVRGDTSGGGGKPATLESGAVVRVPLFVNQDEIIRVDTRSGEYSARVK; encoded by the coding sequence ATGGCCAGTTACGGCATGAACGACGTAAAGAACGGGATGAAGATCCTGGTCAACAACACCCCGGCGGTCATCATCGACACCGAGTACGTCAAGCCGGGCAAGGGCCAGGCGTTCACCCGCGTGAAGTACCGCCTGATCAAGGACGGCCGTACCCAGGAAGTGACCATGAAGTCGACCGACTCGCTGGATGCTGCCGACGTGGTCGATACCGACATGAACTTCATGTACAGCGACGGCGAGTACTGGCACTTCATGGACCCGGAAACCTTCGAGCAGGTGCAGGCCGACAAGTCCGGCATGAACGGTGCCGAGAAGTGGCTCAAGGGTGAGGAATCCTGCGTGGTGACCCTGTGGAACGGCACCCCGATCGACGTCACCCCGCCGAATTTCGTCGAGCTGAAGATCGTCGAGACCGACCCGGGCGTGCGCGGTGACACCTCCGGCGGTGGCGGCAAGCCGGCCACGCTGGAATCCGGTGCGGTGGTGCGCGTGCCGCTGTTCGTCAACCAGGATGAAATCATCCGCGTTGACACGCGTTCGGGCGAATACTCGGCTCGCGT
- the epmB gene encoding EF-P beta-lysylation protein EpmB, whose amino-acid sequence MITAAPALTPEKAILALPDDRWQAHWRHAIRDPAELLALLGLDAEAMGVSAAALAQFALRVPRGFVARMRHGDPADPLLRQVLPISDEMQVVPGFSFDAVGDGQAKKATGVIQKYRGRALLVTTGSCAINCRYCFRRHFDYAGENAAKGGWQEAVAAIAADPDIDEVILSGGDPLSLSTSKLAELTDALAAIPHIKRLRIHSRLPVVLPERVDESLLHWLRSLPWPVAFVLHANHANEFDSQVDAALARIRGTGAQLLNQAVLLRGVNDDLDALAALSERSFAAGVMPYYLYQLDKVQGAAHFEVSDAQALALHAGLMARLSGYLVPKLVREIAGDTSKRPL is encoded by the coding sequence ATGATAACCGCAGCCCCCGCCCTCACTCCAGAAAAAGCCATCCTGGCCCTGCCCGACGACCGCTGGCAGGCGCACTGGCGCCACGCCATCCGCGACCCGGCCGAGCTGCTGGCATTGCTGGGCCTCGATGCCGAGGCCATGGGCGTTTCGGCTGCTGCGCTGGCGCAGTTCGCGTTGCGGGTGCCGCGAGGGTTTGTCGCCCGCATGCGCCACGGCGACCCGGCCGATCCGCTGCTGCGGCAGGTGCTGCCGATCAGTGACGAGATGCAGGTGGTGCCCGGGTTCAGCTTCGACGCGGTTGGCGATGGCCAGGCCAAGAAAGCCACCGGGGTGATCCAGAAGTACCGTGGCCGCGCCCTGCTGGTGACCACCGGCAGCTGCGCGATCAACTGCCGCTACTGCTTCCGCCGGCACTTCGACTATGCCGGCGAGAATGCGGCCAAGGGCGGCTGGCAGGAGGCGGTGGCGGCCATCGCCGCCGATCCGGACATCGACGAGGTCATCCTGTCCGGGGGTGACCCGCTGTCGCTGAGTACCTCCAAGCTGGCCGAGCTGACCGACGCCCTCGCCGCCATCCCCCACATCAAGCGCCTGCGCATCCACAGCCGCCTGCCGGTGGTGCTGCCGGAGCGCGTGGACGAAAGCCTGCTGCACTGGCTGCGCAGCCTGCCCTGGCCGGTGGCCTTCGTGCTGCATGCCAACCACGCCAATGAATTCGACAGCCAGGTGGATGCCGCCCTCGCCCGCATCCGCGGCACCGGCGCCCAGCTGCTCAACCAGGCAGTACTGCTGCGCGGCGTGAATGACGACCTGGACGCACTGGCCGCGCTGAGCGAGCGCAGCTTCGCCGCCGGGGTGATGCCCTACTACCTGTACCAGCTCGACAAGGTGCAGGGCGCGGCCCATTTCGAGGTCAGCGATGCACAGGCGCTGGCCCTGCACGCCGGCCTGATGGCGCGGCTGTCCGGCTACCTGGTGCCCAAGCTGGTGCGCGAGATCGCTGGCGACACCAGCAAACGGCCGCTCTGA
- a CDS encoding putative bifunctional diguanylate cyclase/phosphodiesterase, with the protein MSRPRFGLQARFLLASGAALLVVLLIVSLMLVRQAAAQREALRNSGEVLSQVFDQGVRERGTALANALADTLVNPLYYSDLSAIGSLVRNTTRQKSVSYVLVYDPDGRLIHDGSFDVAGYGQPMYDPLASAAVAATRPLVQESPSILEVDMPLSIGEQRLGGLRVGMSLAPVRAQAAESMAALEQRMQQAQRRELGWAIGLMLLLVAFACVTGLYVQYTLVRPIRWLGAAARRIERGDYLIEAQSTRRGDEVGELLRTFDRMSQSIARHDRDVRQMAYTDALTGLTNRLAFREALDHRLLGAHAAGRGLALLFIDIDEFKRVNDTLGHEAGDDALLQFAQHIAAAVEEIGGDDALLARFGGDEFVILIGQGARSAAEIAKQLADRLVIDLAKPLQVQQREIFLGSSIGITLFPEDATDATALLKNGDIAMYQAKLAGKNCFRYYSRAMDHAVERRLHLEQELRGAWERNELRLVYQPIFRTRDRMLCGAEVLLRWDHPVLGAIPPSLFIDVAEQSGLIQVLGPKVLRAACEQAKRWPRNAIGEELFISVNVSPKQLRNGNLLQEVETSLLGSGLAASRLHLELTETAVIGDEMLAVSLLEKLHRAGVRVWLDDFGTGFSGLSHLRQVPVDGVKIDRSFVADMERDADDLALTTAIIAMAHALGITVVAEGVEQEAQFELLSQRGCDLVQGYWLGRPLDAPGLVGLLEQSTMAALR; encoded by the coding sequence ATGAGCAGGCCCCGGTTTGGATTGCAGGCGCGCTTTCTGCTGGCCAGCGGCGCGGCGTTACTGGTGGTGCTGCTGATCGTCAGCCTGATGCTGGTGCGCCAGGCCGCGGCCCAGCGCGAGGCATTGCGCAACAGCGGCGAAGTGCTCAGCCAGGTGTTTGACCAGGGGGTGCGCGAGCGTGGCACGGCGCTGGCCAATGCCTTGGCCGATACCCTGGTCAACCCTTTGTACTATTCGGACCTGTCAGCGATTGGCAGCCTGGTGCGCAATACCACCCGGCAGAAATCGGTGAGCTATGTGCTGGTGTACGACCCGGATGGGCGCCTGATCCACGACGGCTCGTTTGATGTGGCTGGTTACGGGCAGCCGATGTATGACCCGCTGGCCAGTGCTGCGGTGGCGGCCACCCGGCCGCTGGTGCAGGAGTCGCCCTCGATACTGGAAGTGGACATGCCACTGTCCATCGGCGAGCAGCGCCTGGGCGGTCTGCGCGTGGGCATGAGCCTGGCGCCGGTGCGGGCACAGGCCGCCGAATCGATGGCGGCGCTGGAGCAGCGCATGCAGCAGGCGCAGCGGCGCGAGCTGGGCTGGGCGATCGGGTTGATGCTGCTGCTGGTTGCGTTCGCCTGCGTGACGGGGCTGTACGTGCAGTACACGCTGGTGCGGCCGATCCGCTGGCTGGGTGCGGCGGCACGGCGCATCGAGCGCGGCGACTACCTGATTGAAGCGCAATCCACCCGGCGCGGCGATGAGGTCGGCGAGCTGCTGCGTACCTTCGACCGGATGAGCCAGAGCATCGCCCGGCATGACCGCGATGTACGCCAGATGGCCTATACCGACGCCCTGACCGGTCTGACCAACCGGCTCGCCTTCCGTGAGGCGCTGGACCACCGCCTGCTGGGCGCGCATGCCGCCGGGCGCGGTTTGGCGCTGCTGTTCATCGACATCGACGAGTTCAAACGGGTCAATGACACCTTGGGGCATGAGGCCGGCGACGATGCGCTGCTGCAGTTCGCCCAGCACATTGCTGCTGCGGTCGAGGAAATCGGCGGCGATGACGCCTTGCTGGCCCGCTTTGGTGGCGACGAGTTCGTCATCCTGATTGGCCAGGGCGCACGCAGCGCGGCCGAGATCGCCAAGCAGCTGGCGGATCGGCTGGTGATCGATCTGGCCAAGCCGCTGCAGGTGCAGCAGCGCGAGATCTTCCTCGGCAGCTCGATCGGCATCACCCTGTTCCCGGAGGACGCGACTGACGCCACCGCCTTGCTGAAGAACGGCGATATCGCCATGTACCAGGCCAAGCTGGCCGGCAAGAATTGTTTCCGCTACTACAGCCGGGCGATGGACCATGCGGTGGAGCGGCGCCTGCACCTGGAACAGGAGCTGCGCGGGGCCTGGGAACGCAACGAGCTGCGGCTCGTCTACCAGCCCATCTTCCGTACCCGTGACCGCATGCTGTGCGGCGCCGAGGTGCTGCTGCGCTGGGATCACCCGGTGCTGGGTGCCATTCCGCCAAGCCTGTTTATCGATGTGGCCGAGCAGAGTGGCCTGATCCAGGTGCTGGGCCCCAAGGTGCTGCGTGCGGCTTGCGAGCAGGCCAAGCGCTGGCCGCGCAATGCTATCGGCGAAGAGTTGTTCATCTCGGTCAACGTTTCGCCCAAGCAGCTGCGCAACGGCAACCTGCTGCAGGAGGTGGAGACCAGCCTGCTGGGCTCCGGCCTTGCCGCGTCGCGGCTGCACCTGGAGCTGACCGAGACGGCGGTGATCGGTGATGAAATGCTGGCCGTGTCATTGCTGGAGAAGCTGCACCGCGCCGGCGTGCGGGTGTGGCTGGACGACTTCGGCACCGGGTTCTCCGGGCTCAGCCATCTGCGCCAGGTGCCGGTGGATGGGGTCAAGATCGACCGCAGTTTTGTCGCCGACATGGAGCGCGATGCCGACGACCTGGCCCTGACCACGGCGATCATCGCCATGGCCCATGCGCTGGGGATCACCGTGGTGGCCGAGGGCGTGGAGCAGGAAGCGCAGTTCGAGCTGCTCAGCCAGCGCGGCTGCGATCTTGTGCAGGGCTACTGGCTTGGCCGTCCGCTGGATGCGCCGGGCCTGGTGGGTCTGCTGGAGCAGAGCACGATGGCAGCCCTGCGCTGA
- a CDS encoding phosphate/phosphite/phosphonate ABC transporter substrate-binding protein, which translates to MGVLRWLWGAVLTLVALQPVAVGAVDRSVLVLGRISDDPKAHYEQLKPLLDYVVPRMRGVGIVQGRILMAKDAQQMGSYLRRGRVDWVTETAGTAMALGQRAGAKPLLLTERNGVGSYHSVFFVRRDSPVTTLEGLRGRSLAMQSALSTSAYLVPAMELLDHGLQPEILLDPRDTPAQDSVGYVFARSELNISTYVHKRVVDGGVISSIDWSDDHALPPAFRQDMRVLYRSEPIPRAVEMVRADLDPAVRDRLQQVLLQASSDPLAGPALARFFGTTGFHAVDPGNLRALERLRRGLLRIRMEVE; encoded by the coding sequence TTGGGTGTCTTGCGATGGCTTTGGGGAGCCGTACTGACACTGGTTGCGCTGCAGCCTGTGGCAGTCGGGGCGGTGGATCGCTCGGTTTTGGTATTGGGGCGGATCAGTGATGATCCGAAAGCGCACTACGAGCAGCTCAAGCCACTACTGGACTATGTAGTGCCGCGCATGCGCGGGGTCGGGATCGTCCAAGGGCGCATCCTGATGGCCAAGGACGCGCAGCAGATGGGCAGCTATCTGCGGCGCGGCCGGGTTGACTGGGTCACCGAGACTGCCGGGACGGCGATGGCGCTGGGCCAACGGGCGGGCGCCAAGCCGCTGCTGTTGACCGAGCGCAACGGCGTGGGCAGCTATCACAGCGTGTTCTTCGTCCGCCGCGACAGCCCGGTTACCACGCTGGAAGGGCTGCGCGGGCGCAGCCTGGCCATGCAGAGCGCGCTGTCCACCAGCGCGTACCTGGTGCCGGCAATGGAGTTGCTGGACCACGGCCTGCAGCCGGAAATCCTGCTGGACCCGCGTGACACGCCTGCCCAGGATTCGGTGGGCTACGTGTTCGCGCGCTCGGAATTGAACATCTCCACCTATGTGCACAAGCGCGTGGTCGATGGCGGGGTGATCAGCAGCATCGACTGGAGCGATGACCACGCCCTGCCGCCGGCGTTCCGCCAGGACATGCGCGTGCTGTACCGCAGTGAGCCCATTCCGCGTGCGGTGGAAATGGTGCGCGCCGATCTGGACCCGGCAGTGCGCGACCGCCTGCAGCAGGTGCTGTTGCAGGCCAGCAGCGACCCGCTGGCCGGGCCGGCGCTGGCCAGGTTTTTCGGCACGACCGGTTTCCACGCGGTGGACCCGGGCAACCTGCGTGCGCTCGAGCGGCTACGCCGTGGCCTGCTGCGCATCCGCATGGAGGTTGAATGA
- a CDS encoding RNA methyltransferase, which produces MSVSAHIRFVLVGTQHPGNIGAAARAMKTMGLARLVLVAPEKPLDEDAFRRSAGAEDVLGDAPVVASLAEAVADCRLVLGCTARSRRVQLEELLPELAGQRAVAKAAEPAEVAFVFGRERTGLSNEELQLCHAAVHIPSDPGFSSLNLAAAVQVLAYEVRMAALEAQAGAAVVAAPAELGHGEAPASHAQLEGLFGQFGDTLEQIDFHKGRAPESAMRKLRRLFMKADLSEQEVRLMRGILSDAQRMARLATEQKN; this is translated from the coding sequence ATGTCTGTTTCTGCTCATATTCGATTCGTTCTTGTTGGCACTCAGCACCCCGGCAACATCGGCGCGGCGGCCCGTGCGATGAAGACCATGGGGCTGGCGCGGCTGGTGCTGGTGGCGCCGGAAAAGCCCCTGGATGAGGATGCCTTCCGGCGCTCGGCCGGCGCCGAAGATGTGCTTGGCGATGCACCGGTGGTGGCCAGCCTTGCCGAAGCGGTGGCCGATTGCCGGCTGGTGCTGGGCTGCACCGCGCGCTCGCGCCGCGTGCAGTTGGAAGAGCTGCTGCCCGAGCTTGCCGGCCAACGCGCGGTGGCCAAGGCGGCCGAGCCGGCCGAGGTTGCCTTCGTGTTCGGTCGCGAACGCACCGGCTTGAGCAACGAGGAACTGCAGTTGTGCCACGCCGCCGTGCATATTCCGTCCGATCCCGGGTTCAGCTCGCTGAATCTTGCCGCCGCGGTGCAGGTGCTCGCCTATGAAGTGCGGATGGCGGCGCTGGAAGCGCAGGCCGGTGCTGCCGTGGTGGCAGCCCCGGCCGAGCTGGGGCATGGCGAGGCCCCGGCCAGCCACGCGCAGCTGGAAGGGCTGTTCGGCCAGTTCGGCGACACCCTGGAGCAGATCGACTTCCACAAGGGCCGCGCACCGGAGTCGGCGATGCGCAAATTGCGCCGCCTGTTCATGAAGGCGGACCTGTCCGAACAGGAGGTGCGACTGATGCGTGGCATCCTGTCCGACGCCCAGCGGATGGCAAGACTGGCCACGGAGCAAAAAAACTGA
- a CDS encoding inositol monophosphatase family protein gives MQKPAVTVMVKAARLAGNVLLRNINKLEALNVVQKGRMDYASEVDADAEKVIVKELKRAYPEYGIYAEEGGLQGVNRMMWVIDPLDGTSNYLRGFPHYCVSIALVENGEPTDAVIFDPLRNELFTASKGNGAVLNDRRLRVADRKDLEGTMIHTGFAPRERSRASTQLKTVDTLLVQAEDVRRTGSAALDLAYVACGRADAYFEAGVKAWDIAAGVLLVREAGGKVCNYRGAPLDRMDSRGPETQQVVAGNIKVCEALQKVIVNTGYAAEFDPKF, from the coding sequence ATGCAGAAACCCGCCGTAACCGTCATGGTCAAGGCCGCCCGCCTCGCCGGCAACGTACTCCTCCGCAACATCAACAAGCTTGAAGCCCTCAACGTGGTACAGAAGGGTCGGATGGATTACGCCAGCGAAGTTGATGCTGATGCGGAAAAGGTGATTGTCAAGGAACTCAAGCGCGCCTACCCGGAATACGGCATCTATGCCGAAGAAGGCGGCCTCCAGGGCGTCAACCGGATGATGTGGGTGATCGACCCGCTCGACGGCACCAGCAACTACCTGCGCGGTTTTCCGCATTACTGCGTCTCCATCGCCCTGGTTGAAAACGGCGAGCCGACCGACGCGGTGATCTTCGATCCGCTGCGCAACGAGCTGTTCACTGCCTCCAAGGGCAATGGCGCCGTGCTCAACGACCGCCGCCTGCGCGTGGCCGACCGCAAGGATCTGGAAGGCACGATGATCCACACCGGCTTCGCTCCGCGCGAACGCAGCCGTGCCAGCACCCAGCTCAAGACCGTTGACACCCTGCTGGTGCAGGCTGAAGACGTGCGCCGTACCGGCTCCGCCGCGCTGGACCTGGCCTACGTGGCCTGTGGCCGCGCCGACGCCTACTTCGAAGCCGGCGTGAAGGCATGGGACATCGCTGCCGGCGTGCTGCTGGTACGCGAAGCCGGCGGCAAGGTCTGCAACTACCGCGGCGCGCCGCTGGACCGCATGGATTCGCGCGGCCCGGAAACCCAGCAGGTCGTGGCTGGCAACATCAAGGTGTGCGAAGCCCTGCAGAAGGTCATCGTCAACACCGGCTACGCCGCCGAGTTCGACCCGAAGTTCTGA
- the htpX gene encoding protease HtpX: MFTRIGLFLLTNVAVLMLASVVMSFLGVNSSQMSGLLVMAAIFGFGGSIISLLLSKFMAKRGTGAVVITEPRNQTERWLLDTVARQAKAAGIGMPEVAVYDAPEINAFATGANRNNALVAVSTGLLHNMSEDEAEAVLGHEIAHVANGDMITMALLQGVLNTFVIVLARVVGGVIDSALSGNREGGGRGFAYYIIVFVLEMVFGLFATMIAMWFSRHREFRADHGGASLAGRQKMIAALERLKLNHGQSTLPTQIAAFGIAGSTAKKLFLSHPPLDERIAALRSSTVA; this comes from the coding sequence ATGTTTACCCGTATCGGGCTGTTTCTTCTGACCAACGTTGCCGTGCTTATGCTGGCCAGCGTCGTCATGTCCTTTCTGGGCGTGAACTCCTCGCAGATGAGCGGCTTGCTGGTCATGGCGGCCATTTTCGGCTTCGGTGGCTCGATCATCTCGCTGTTGCTGTCCAAGTTCATGGCCAAGCGCGGCACCGGCGCGGTCGTCATCACCGAGCCGCGCAACCAGACCGAGCGCTGGCTGCTGGACACCGTGGCCCGCCAGGCCAAGGCTGCCGGCATCGGCATGCCGGAAGTCGCGGTATATGACGCGCCGGAAATCAACGCCTTCGCCACCGGCGCCAACCGCAACAATGCGCTGGTGGCGGTCTCCACCGGCCTGCTGCACAACATGAGCGAGGACGAGGCCGAAGCCGTGCTGGGCCACGAAATCGCCCACGTCGCCAATGGCGACATGATCACCATGGCGCTGTTGCAGGGCGTGCTGAACACCTTCGTGATCGTGCTGGCACGCGTGGTCGGTGGCGTCATCGACAGCGCCCTGTCGGGCAACCGCGAAGGCGGCGGCCGTGGCTTTGCCTATTACATCATCGTGTTCGTGCTGGAGATGGTGTTTGGCCTGTTCGCCACCATGATCGCGATGTGGTTCTCGCGCCATCGTGAGTTCCGCGCCGACCACGGCGGTGCCTCGCTGGCCGGCCGGCAGAAGATGATTGCCGCGCTGGAGCGCCTGAAGCTCAACCACGGGCAGAGCACCTTGCCGACCCAGATCGCCGCGTTCGGTATTGCCGGTTCTACCGCGAAGAAGCTGTTCCTGAGCCATCCGCCGCTGGACGAGCGCATTGCCGCGCTGCGTTCGTCGACGGTTGCCTGA
- the gluQRS gene encoding tRNA glutamyl-Q(34) synthetase GluQRS, giving the protein MPAIHYRGRFAPSPTGPLHLGSMLAAFGSWLLARHAGGEWLVRVEDVDPPREVAGAVESQLATLSAFGLVSDAPVQYQSRRSALYQAAIDQLLAQDKAFACHCSRADLASQHGIHRYCIASQQRPQPAIRLRVADGSHVSFDDALQGRQQQDVDREVGDVVLLRADGYWAYQLAVVVDDAEQGITHVVRGADLIDSTARQILLQRALGLATPQYLHLPLLLDSSGQKLSKSQAALPVDAAQPVPVLRWLWAALGQDPAPLQAASSIAETLQHAAASFVPARLQKSALQAPLQPPG; this is encoded by the coding sequence ATGCCAGCCATTCATTACCGCGGCCGTTTTGCGCCCTCCCCGACCGGCCCCCTGCATCTGGGCTCCATGCTGGCCGCCTTCGGCAGCTGGCTGTTGGCCCGCCATGCCGGCGGCGAGTGGCTGGTGCGGGTGGAAGATGTCGATCCGCCCCGCGAGGTAGCCGGCGCGGTCGAGTCGCAGCTGGCCACGCTATCGGCGTTCGGCCTGGTTTCCGATGCCCCGGTGCAGTACCAGAGCCGGCGCAGCGCGTTGTACCAGGCCGCAATCGACCAGCTGTTGGCGCAGGACAAGGCCTTTGCCTGCCACTGCAGCCGTGCCGATCTGGCCAGCCAGCACGGCATCCACCGCTACTGCATCGCCAGCCAACAACGCCCGCAGCCGGCGATCCGCCTGCGCGTGGCCGACGGCAGCCATGTCAGCTTCGACGACGCCCTGCAGGGCAGGCAGCAGCAGGACGTGGACCGCGAGGTCGGCGACGTGGTGCTGCTGCGCGCCGACGGTTACTGGGCCTATCAGCTGGCCGTGGTGGTGGACGATGCCGAACAAGGCATCACCCACGTGGTGCGCGGCGCCGACCTGATCGACTCGACCGCGCGACAGATCCTGCTGCAAAGGGCCCTGGGCCTTGCCACCCCGCAGTACCTGCACCTGCCGCTGCTGCTGGACAGCAGCGGCCAGAAACTTTCCAAGTCACAGGCCGCCTTACCCGTTGATGCCGCACAGCCGGTGCCGGTACTGCGCTGGCTATGGGCCGCGCTGGGCCAGGATCCCGCGCCACTGCAGGCCGCTAGCAGCATTGCCGAGACGCTGCAGCATGCGGCTGCCAGCTTCGTGCCGGCCCGGCTGCAGAAAAGCGCGTTGCAGGCGCCATTGCAGCCCCCGGGCTGA
- a CDS encoding beta-ketoacyl-ACP reductase, which yields MTSRVALVTGGTGGIGTAICQRLADQGHRVATNYRNAEKAKQWQQAMHDKGYDIALFEGDVSNPDSGRALIQATEAELGPVEILVNNAGITRDTTFHRMSPEQWHEVINTNLNSVFNVTRPVIEGMRKRGWGRVIQISSINGLKGQYGQANYAAAKAGMHGFTISLARENAGFGITVNTISPGYVATDMVMAVPEEVRAKIIADIPTGRLGKPEEIAYAVAFLVAEEASWITGSNLDINGGHHMGW from the coding sequence ATGACATCGCGCGTCGCACTGGTCACCGGTGGTACCGGCGGCATTGGTACCGCCATCTGCCAACGCCTCGCCGACCAAGGGCACCGGGTCGCCACCAACTACCGCAACGCCGAAAAGGCCAAGCAGTGGCAGCAGGCCATGCACGACAAGGGCTATGACATCGCGTTGTTCGAGGGCGACGTCTCCAACCCGGACAGCGGTCGCGCCCTGATCCAGGCCACCGAAGCCGAACTGGGGCCGGTGGAGATCCTGGTCAACAATGCCGGCATCACCCGCGACACCACCTTCCACCGGATGAGCCCGGAGCAGTGGCATGAGGTGATCAACACCAACCTCAACTCGGTGTTCAACGTGACCCGTCCGGTGATCGAAGGCATGCGCAAGCGCGGCTGGGGCCGGGTCATCCAGATCAGCTCGATCAACGGCCTCAAGGGCCAGTACGGCCAGGCCAATTACGCCGCCGCCAAGGCCGGCATGCACGGCTTCACCATTTCGCTGGCACGCGAAAACGCCGGTTTCGGCATCACCGTCAACACCATCTCGCCTGGCTATGTGGCCACCGACATGGTGATGGCCGTACCCGAGGAAGTGCGGGCAAAGATCATTGCCGACATTCCGACCGGGCGGCTCGGCAAGCCGGAGGAAATCGCCTACGCGGTGGCCTTCCTGGTGGCCGAGGAAGCCAGCTGGATCACCGGCTCCAACCTGGACATCAACGGCGGCCACCACATGGGCTGGTGA
- the phaR gene encoding polyhydroxyalkanoate synthesis repressor PhaR, whose protein sequence is MAATRIIKKYPNRRLYDTEISSYITIEDVRQLILDGEDFEVRDAKSGDDLTRSVLLQIIADKEQDGEPMLSTQLLSQLIRFYGDSLQGFMGNYLERSMQVFLDQQQQFRQQMGNLLGQTPWAMMNQLTERNLELWQEFQRNMGAGFGGTRPPAASGKPADPPPASPAGKTRSGR, encoded by the coding sequence ATGGCTGCGACCCGCATCATCAAGAAGTATCCGAATCGCCGGCTCTACGACACCGAGATTTCCAGCTACATCACCATCGAAGACGTCCGCCAGTTGATACTCGACGGCGAGGATTTCGAGGTCCGTGACGCCAAGAGCGGCGACGACCTGACCCGTTCGGTGCTGCTGCAGATCATCGCGGACAAGGAGCAGGACGGCGAACCGATGTTGTCGACCCAGCTGTTGAGCCAGCTGATCCGTTTCTACGGTGATTCGTTGCAGGGCTTCATGGGCAATTACCTGGAGCGCAGCATGCAGGTGTTCCTGGACCAGCAGCAGCAGTTCCGCCAGCAGATGGGCAACCTGCTTGGGCAGACCCCGTGGGCAATGATGAACCAGCTCACCGAGCGCAACCTGGAGTTGTGGCAGGAATTCCAGCGCAACATGGGCGCTGGTTTCGGCGGCACCCGCCCGCCGGCAGCGTCGGGCAAGCCCGCAGATCCGCCGCCGGCCAGCCCGGCTGGCAAGACCCGCAGCGGCCGCTGA
- a CDS encoding TraB/GumN family protein translates to MSWIRRLGLLLATGLLIATPLLAAAAAPKAGKQPPVPLLWKVSGAQGSELYLLGSFHLLKADDYPLSSDVDRAFSGAQRLLFELSPEEMNSPQLATQMMQAALRRDGRQLKDDLDPATWRQLEAWGAANNTPVDRLAGLKPWFVGLTVSIAQMTRQGLDPNSGLDRHLMERAAQANKPAAGLESAASQISMLDGMSNEEQRQLLREALEQVEKGDEQSRQLHDAWRRGDDVMLWRDMAAQMKREYPGLYQRINVERNDAWLPSLKQWLQPGRGNTLVVVGALHLLGSDGVVEKLRAQGYKVERICSACKR, encoded by the coding sequence ATGAGCTGGATCAGACGTCTGGGACTGTTGTTGGCCACCGGCCTGTTGATCGCAACGCCGCTGCTGGCGGCCGCTGCCGCGCCAAAGGCGGGCAAGCAGCCGCCGGTGCCGTTGTTGTGGAAAGTCAGCGGTGCGCAGGGCAGCGAGCTGTACCTGCTGGGTTCGTTCCACCTGCTCAAGGCCGACGATTACCCGCTGTCCAGCGACGTGGACCGCGCGTTTTCCGGTGCGCAGCGGCTGCTGTTCGAACTGTCGCCGGAAGAGATGAATTCGCCGCAGCTGGCCACGCAGATGATGCAGGCCGCGTTGCGCCGCGACGGCCGCCAGCTCAAGGACGATCTTGATCCGGCAACCTGGCGGCAGCTTGAAGCCTGGGGCGCGGCCAACAACACGCCGGTTGATCGGCTGGCCGGGCTCAAGCCGTGGTTCGTCGGACTGACCGTCAGCATCGCGCAGATGACCCGGCAGGGCCTGGATCCGAACTCAGGCCTGGACCGGCACCTGATGGAACGCGCGGCGCAGGCCAACAAGCCCGCCGCCGGCCTTGAAAGTGCCGCCTCGCAGATCAGCATGCTCGACGGCATGAGCAACGAGGAGCAGCGCCAACTGCTGCGCGAGGCGCTGGAGCAGGTAGAGAAGGGCGATGAGCAGAGCCGCCAGCTGCACGATGCCTGGCGCCGTGGCGACGATGTGATGTTGTGGCGGGACATGGCCGCGCAGATGAAGCGCGAGTATCCCGGGCTGTATCAGCGCATCAACGTGGAGCGCAATGATGCCTGGTTGCCCAGCCTGAAACAGTGGCTGCAGCCGGGTCGGGGCAACACCCTGGTGGTGGTGGGCGCGCTGCATCTGCTGGGCAGCGACGGGGTGGTGGAAAAGCTGCGCGCGCAGGGTTACAAGGTCGAGCGGATCTGCAGCGCCTGCAAGCGTTGA